One segment of Bernardetia sp. DNA contains the following:
- a CDS encoding 3'-5' exoribonuclease domain-containing protein, whose protein sequence is MTYIMVDIESDGAIPSDYSMISLGAIVVDEALDKTFYGCLKPISENYNPKALAVSGFSREQTLSFEEPKIVMQEFKDWIHKVCDNRPIFISDNNGFDWMFVCWYFHHFLGENPFGFSSQNLGSLYKGIVKDTFKNFKHLRQTRHTHNALDDAKGNAEALLTLKKEYGLKIKF, encoded by the coding sequence ATGACTTATATTATGGTAGATATTGAATCTGATGGTGCAATTCCATCCGATTACTCTATGATTTCACTAGGTGCAATCGTAGTAGATGAAGCCTTAGATAAAACGTTTTATGGCTGTTTGAAACCTATTTCAGAAAACTATAATCCAAAAGCATTAGCTGTTTCTGGATTTAGTAGGGAACAAACTCTTAGCTTTGAAGAACCCAAAATAGTCATGCAAGAGTTTAAAGATTGGATACATAAAGTTTGCGACAACAGACCTATATTTATTAGTGATAATAATGGCTTTGATTGGATGTTTGTCTGTTGGTATTTTCATCATTTTTTAGGAGAAAATCCATTTGGATTTAGCTCACAAAACTTAGGTAGTCTTTACAAAGGTATTGTTAAAGATACTTTCAAAAACTTTAAGCATTTGCGTCAAACTCGGCACACACACAATGCTCTTGATGATGCAAAAGGTAATGCAGAAGCATTGCTAACACTCAAAAAAGAATATGGATTGAAAATTAAGTTTTAA
- a CDS encoding methyltransferase domain-containing protein: MNNTLISAADSLSFQKNQTHTSFSSDKNTSKKKEKTDLTNYQSLLNYYQKATEDYKFWSENYHMHFGFYKKGMNPFDLEKMLLQMTKEVFARLEISKNSEDVKAIDLGCGVGTSARYFSQTYPLAKVTAVTLVQEQIELGKFLLEKESKNKENIQFVCTNYENTLFQKNSFDAAYAIESSCYGNGKDKFEFLKESSRLLKSGGRLVVADGFLKHGEKLPFLINQAYKKNCECWALTEMGQIKPFLEAMEKVGFKDIKVEDISWRVAPSVAHVPYITLKFLLKQIQSKSIFSLHQEQKNNVFAPLMTMLLGLARNHFSYYIVSATKK; this comes from the coding sequence ATGAATAATACACTTATCTCTGCTGCTGATTCTTTATCTTTTCAAAAAAACCAAACCCATACTTCTTTTAGTTCCGATAAAAATACCTCTAAGAAAAAGGAGAAAACAGACCTTACAAACTACCAAAGTTTGCTCAACTACTACCAAAAAGCGACCGAAGATTATAAATTTTGGAGTGAAAATTATCATATGCATTTTGGTTTTTACAAAAAGGGAATGAATCCTTTTGATTTGGAAAAAATGCTTCTTCAAATGACAAAAGAAGTTTTTGCTCGTTTAGAAATTTCTAAAAATAGTGAAGATGTTAAAGCCATCGATTTGGGTTGTGGTGTGGGAACGAGTGCAAGGTATTTTTCTCAAACATATCCTTTGGCTAAAGTTACTGCCGTTACACTTGTACAAGAGCAAATAGAGTTAGGAAAATTTTTGTTAGAAAAAGAATCAAAAAATAAAGAAAATATACAATTTGTTTGTACAAATTACGAAAATACACTTTTTCAAAAGAACAGTTTTGATGCAGCTTATGCAATAGAGAGCAGTTGTTATGGCAATGGAAAAGATAAATTTGAGTTTTTGAAAGAAAGTAGCCGATTGCTCAAAAGTGGAGGCAGACTGGTAGTGGCAGATGGCTTTTTAAAACATGGAGAAAAATTGCCTTTCTTGATAAATCAAGCCTATAAAAAAAACTGTGAATGTTGGGCATTGACAGAAATGGGGCAGATAAAACCATTTTTAGAGGCAATGGAAAAAGTCGGTTTTAAAGATATTAAGGTAGAAGATATTTCTTGGAGAGTTGCTCCTTCGGTGGCACATGTGCCTTATATTACGCTTAAATTTTTACTCAAACAAATTCAATCAAAATCTATTTTTAGTCTGCATCAAGAGCAAAAAAACAATGTCTTTGCTCCTCTCATGACGATGCTTTTAGGATTGGCTAGAAATCATTTTTCTTATTATATTGTGAGCGCAACGAAAAAATAG